TCGCTCCTCATCGACATCATGGAGATGGAATTCTGCATCAAAAACATACCCCTCTTCCTCCATCTTCTTCATTAAAACCTGTAGTTCCCAGTATAGTTTCTCAGATCTTGGGTGGCATACATCACCAGTACCAAATACATGTATCTTATTGTGAAACTCTATCCAACTATATGCTCTTCTAGGCATCAAACCCATGTCTCTAATTGTTTCCCGCAATTTGCACACCGTATCCCATTTGGCATTCCCAGCATACCAATTTGACAACATAATGTAATTATCAGCATTAAGTGGCTCCATTTCACAAAGCCACTCAACGATTTTTTTCCCTGTTTTAGTATTTCGATGTACCCTGCACCCATCTAATAAAGCTCTTACCACCTCTACATGTTTTCCAATTTGATTTTCCTCAACAAATGTCTTTGCCTTGTTAAAAAATCCAGCACGAGCCAAAAGCAAAACCATAAAAGCATAATGTTTGACATTTGGTCTCCTTATGAAAGAGAAGAACATCATCCCTTCCTCCACTAAATTTGCCGCCACACAAGCATATAGAGAAGAGGAATATGCAACCTCATCAATTACAAAATTGTTTTTCTTCATCTCACGAAACAAGTCAACCCCGTTAGCTCCTTGTCCATGAAGAGCGTAGCCATAAATCATGATTGTATAAGAAATGGCATCTCTAGATGTCATCTCTCTGAAAATTCTAGAAGCTGCTTCAATCGATCCTGATTTGACATACATGTCTATAAGAGAATTTTCTACCGTAATGTTCATCTCAACACCATTCCTAATCAAGTAACAATGAATTTCTTTTCCCTGCTTATGGGATGTCATTCTTGCACAGGCAGGTAAAATGCTTGAAACAGCATGTGGATCTGGTCGAATGCCCTCCGTCATCATCTTCTTGAACAATTTGAGACCTTCATTGTATCCTCCATTCTTCACATAACCGCGGATCATTTCTGTCCAAGAGATGGGGTCTCTTGATGACATATCATCAAATACTTCACGAGCACTTTCGATGCTCCCACAATCCAAATACATTTTGAGCAAGGAATTACACACCAAGACATGAGTTCCCAATTCACAAGTCTTGGCTATCTTATGCACTCTTCTTCCATCTTGCAGTGATCGAAGCATGCCACATGCACCAATTGCAGTCATTATTGCCACGGCATCAATTTCGGCACTCAAGGTTACCATTTGGTAGAACACATCAAGCGCTAACTTGGGTTTATGTTCCTTCAAGTACATGGAAATGAGCAAGGTTCCAAAGACAGAGCTTTTTCCCACACTCAACGTGTTGAAGACTTGTCTTACTGTTTTGGCGCCATCTAAATGACCATACATTTTCATCAAGGCACTAATGACATAATCTTCAGAAGAAATACCTAGTTTAACAGCATGTGCATGAACCTGTCTCCCAAGAAACAAGGAATCTGATAGGTGAGAAGCAGCCAAAATACGAGGAATCGTGTGCTTATCAGGAAAAACACCTCGTAACAGCATTTGTTGATATATGTACATGACATTATCTATCTCTCCAATCGCAAGATGAGTTCGAATAAGATTATTCCAAGCAAAAGTATCCGAGTTAGGCATCTTATCAAGCACATGGTGGCTCACTGGTAAGTCTATTGATTTTGAGACTACATGAGGATGCTTTTGGGAATAAAATTTACACCTGGAATTGTCCTTCAGAGGCAAGTATTTCTGACTCTTAGCAATCAGGTATGAATATGACTGTGGAGATGCAACCGCTTCCATTTGTTAAGGCAAGAGAATTGCTTATCTATTAATGAATTGAATCAATAGTCCCCCTtgtttaatttaaaacttaatccTGCGTGATcaaaaagaatgaaaatgagCACTAAAAGCCCTATACTTGATGAAAACAACCGAAAAGTGGATTTGGTATGTGGTGACTCCAGGAAAGTTAAATGCAACTAAGTAAACTTCACTTGAAAACTATAAACCCCATCAGAATTAACATACCTTTTtcaaatatacaaaaaaaaaattatatagacTAAATGAAATGCAATGTCATGATCAATGTGGTTTATAATCTACTATTCTGTCCTTTTTgaattgcatcaaagagaaattAGTGTACTTTTAAgaaaatggtaataaatgaagagagagaattatttgtatgaatgaaattaaaatagagttaaaatgtatggatgagatcaAAAGAAAGTAGTGGGCCATTGTCTAAAagtagaaatgatgcaaattaagtgggacgaaccaaaatggaaaatgatgcaaattcaatgggacagagggagtaagtaataatagaaaaagtTGCATGAGAAAATAGAAATGAAACGGCTACTAGTACTCAATTTATGAACCTATCATTTCTTCATGAGTTGAATATAAGTTTGTGTATCGGTAAATAACTAAATACTAGGTATTTACCCGTGCTAAGCACGTGATTATAGAactattttgtaaaaaaaatgtaatattaatttagacattgttgttaaattaatacaaatgttattttgaacaattatatctacaaaattttaacataaccaaaaaaatatcaactaactataatacaaaatatcttcaatttgtgttaagtttatcaaataacctaatattagtatttataatcaaaaatatttactaacCCTTGAAAAGAAgtgatatttaaaataaaaggtgCTCATATGCTTACTAAACTTGATCTTcatcataacaatatatatttgattgTTATGGCATCCATAACTACACAACATGTAAACATGAAAATTtaaacatcatcttcatcaatatctTCTTTCTCTTTGCTTCCATTTCATTTCCACTCAACTCTTCAAAATTtaatctcaatttataaatcttATTTTATCCCATATCTACACCTATAAAATTTCTGAGCTAAAATTGCATATTCACATAGCACCAAAACAAAAACCTATATATTTCTCCAGTTTTATCTCAATTTTCATactaattgaaataatcaataaactTAACTCTTAAAACACCATCTACTCTTTCTTAAGTACGTGGGATGCACTAAATGAAGACTTTGAAATTCAATCATATAAATAAGGCAAGCTATGTATGTGGCACTAATAAATCTTAAAATCTTGTCCTTTCATCTTCAATATAATTAACTTTAGAAGACAAAGAgttttattttctaacatatgatacaaagaaagataaattaaattgatGAAGACTAAGagtttcaatataattaaatttaatggatATTTAAGAGTTTCAATGCAAAAAAGacatatgaaaatgaaaattgtatAAATTTGAGCGGCAAACTATGTTGTACATGAATGACACGTGACACAAAATCTCCTTgattataatatgtatatgataTGATTGCCTTCAGCTCCATATTGAGTATGTATAAGGAGCTTAAAACAGATGAGGTATGTATAAGgagctaaaaatagaaatataaatattaattatattgacTACTGTATGATTTGGTGATAAATTCTCGTCTGTATCTTTATGTAGTACTCCTGATTGATGTTTATAAATAGACTTTATAACTACATATATTGTAGtccgaaaaaaaaaatagagcttTAAGAGGCTTATTTGCAATTTGGTTAAGGGAAGTAATAAAACTCTCATATCTACTATCTAGCATTAATCCTGAAAGATCATATAACATAACTAAATACATGGTAGCCCTAAAAATAGAGTTTTAAGAGGCTTAATAGCAATTTCGTTAAGGGCAGTAAATAACTCTCTATCTACCACTAAAATCTTGGTTTATGACCATAACAAGGGAAAGATTGCGTACACCGACTCCAAAATCTCACACCAGGTGGAACCACCTAAAAGTATTGGGGTAATGAAACGGAATGGAATGATCATATTTCACCATAGATATAGAATGCTCTCAGCAATTCATTTTTTGTATAGAACATCATGaactaatacaaataattaAGCAAGCATGTCCAAACAAACGTTTCTAATTAAAAGGAAAACGTAATCTAACTCTATTTGACGAATTAGTGCTATTTGTTAACCAATTAAGCACTAAATTCTAAAAGAAACCTAATAAATCGTTGCACTGCAAGTAAATTAAGAAGCCGCAAATTTAGAAACAAACAAAATGAGGAAAAACTTAAGGAAGTACAGCAATTGCAAAATTTATAATCTACATAACAGTGTCCTAGGGTTCTGAATTGAATTCCATTGGGCGTTTGAGAATTGAAGTATTAACTTACCTTTAAAACCTCACAGCCATGGAGGACCACAATGAAGGAGTGCCAGGTTACAATTGCAGGGCGGTAGACACTGGACAGGGTTGCAGAGGAGGAGCTCAATTT
The Amaranthus tricolor cultivar Red isolate AtriRed21 chromosome 11, ASM2621246v1, whole genome shotgun sequence DNA segment above includes these coding regions:
- the LOC130826754 gene encoding pentatricopeptide repeat-containing protein DOT4, chloroplastic-like; translation: MEAVASPQSYSYLIAKSQKYLPLKDNSRCKFYSQKHPHVVSKSIDLPVSHHVLDKMPNSDTFAWNNLIRTHLAIGEIDNVMYIYQQMLLRGVFPDKHTIPRILAASHLSDSLFLGRQVHAHAVKLGISSEDYVISALMKMYGHLDGAKTVRQVFNTLSVGKSSVFGTLLISMYLKEHKPKLALDVFYQMVTLSAEIDAVAIMTAIGACGMLRSLQDGRRVHKIAKTCELGTHVLVCNSLLKMYLDCGSIESAREVFDDMSSRDPISWTEMIRGYVKNGGYNEGLKLFKKMMTEGIRPDPHAVSSILPACARMTSHKQGKEIHCYLIRNGVEMNITVENSLIDMYVKSGSIEAASRIFREMTSRDAISYTIMIYGYALHGQGANGVDLFREMKKNNFVIDEVAYSSSLYACVAANLVEEGMMFFSFIRRPNVKHYAFMVLLLARAGFFNKAKTFVEENQIGKHVEVVRALLDGCRVHRNTKTGKKIVEWLCEMEPLNADNYIMLSNWYAGNAKWDTVCKLRETIRDMGLMPRRAYSWIEFHNKIHVFGTGDVCHPRSEKLYWELQVLMKKMEEEGYVFDAEFHLHDVDEERECIPIGHSELLAISFGLISTEKSTIRITKNSRVCHNCHEIAKFISRLKSREIILKDPSCFHHFKGGQCSCGDFW